The Neodiprion fabricii isolate iyNeoFabr1 chromosome 4, iyNeoFabr1.1, whole genome shotgun sequence genome window below encodes:
- the LOC124179987 gene encoding tRNA pseudouridine synthase Pus10 produces MSISANKERLIYEYLLTIGCCVRCCLRLSGVRSPTFYENPVQSSVTLGYKDDLVSEHVTEVKAKNGCTACLGILNDDAITAAIEKIASEINKQEYDCNTFTCALTIPIAVQLRERSLQINLSQKFEFPDEVIASLKRTVPPIKEVWKWIAFPKIENLTAKMSLPISSTCPFVVDVFLVYSQDEEECKILLTMCGDTFKQRSQQKRKFSNGVFSRKSVETAMISTTDYQFVEHYPCPPTYPTSKASIDLVTCTHASFFIGGRYTKYSRELSQTPWFIGGEKKMETSVQELLCDQILKFVKADAMKFLSSGREDVDVRTLHSGRPFAVELLNPRVTKFTEARLKQLTEEINGSTNLVHIVDNLQVISKDQLKTLKEGEDTKTKTYRALCLCRSRPLPSLDPINNINNLEIIQKTPVRVLHRRPLATRPRTIHSLKASWISSYEMAVLMCDTHDSEMDNHLALDHKLLNQVPDSKIDLFILDLTTQAGTYVKEFVHGDFGRTKPSVCEILESEVDIVALDVMSVNLNWP; encoded by the exons ATGTCGATTTCCGCCAACAAGGAACGATTAATTTACGAATATTTATTGACTATTGGCTGTTGTGTCAGATGCTGTCTACGTTTGTCCGGCGTTCGGAGCCCCACGTTTTACGAAAATCCTGTTCAAAGCTCTGTCACG CTTGGCTACAAGGATGACTTAGTTTCAGAGCATGTCACTGAAGTAAAAGCAAAAAATGGATGCACAGCTTGTCTGGGGATACTTAATGATGATGCGATTACAGCCGCTATAGAAAAG ATCGCATCTGAAATCAATAAACAAGAATATGATTGCAACACCTTCACATGTGCCTTGACGATACCTATAGCTGTGCAACTCAGGGAGCGTTCATTACAGATAAATTTATCtcaaaagtttgaatttcCTGATGAAGTTATTGCCAGTCTAAAAAGAACGGTACCCCCTATAAAAGAAGTTTGGAAATGGATAGCCTTTcccaaaattgaaaatcttacTGCCAAAATGAGTCTCCCTATTTCGTCTACATGCCCTTTTGTCGTCGATGTATTTCTGGTGTATTCCCAAGATGAGGAGGAATGCAAGATCTT ATTAACAATGTGCGGAGATACCTTCAAACAACGTTCccaacaaaaaagaaaattcagcAACGGTGTATTCAGCCGCAAAAGTGTTGAAACTGCAATGATTAGTACTACAGATTATCAGTTTGTCGAACACTATCCTTGTCCACCGACTTATCCTACATCAAAAGCTTCTATAGACTTAGTCACCTGTACACATGCAAGTTTTTTCATTGGAG GAAGATATACCAAGTATTCAAGAGAATTGAGTCAAACGCCATGGTTTATTGGTGGcgaaaaaaagatggaaacTTCAGTTCAAGAACTGCTCTGTGATCAGATTCTCAAATTTGTAAAGGCTGACG CTATGAAGTTTTTATCTTCTGGAAGAGAAGATGTAGATGTACGAACACTACATTCAGGGAGGCCATTCGCCGTTGAACTACTTAACCCTAGAGTAACTAAGTTTACAGAAGCTCGTTTGAAGCAGCTAACGGAAGAAATAAATGGATCTACAAATTTGGTTCATATTGTTGATAATCTTCAAGTAATTTcaaa AGACCAATTGAAGACACTTAAAGAAGGTGAAgacacaaaaacaaaaacatacaGAGCTCTTTGTTTGTGTCGATCTCGACCACTGCCAAGTCTAGATcctataaataatataaacaatttagAAATCATTCAGAAAACTCCTGTCAGAGTTTTACATCGCCGACCGCTTGCAACTCGCCCACGGACAATTCATTCGTTAAAAGCTAGTTGGATTAGTTCTTACGAAATGGCAGTTCTCATGTGCGACACTCATGATTCAGAGATGGACAACCACCTTGCACTGGATCATAAATTGTTAAACCAAGTACCGGATTCTAAAATTGATCTGTTTATACTGGATCTGACTACGCAAGCTGGAACTTATGTAAAGGAATTTGTACATGGAGACTTTGGCAGAACAAAGCCAAGTGTTTGTGAAATACTGGAAAGTGAAGTTGATATTGTTGCTCTAGATGTGATGAGTGTAAACTTAAATTGGCCttga
- the LOC124179986 gene encoding ras association domain-containing protein 8 — MELKVWVEGFQRIVCGVTETTTCQDVVYALAHATGQTGRFTLVERWRNNERLLAPYENPLKILLKWGEYSSEVQLILRRSSDGNKPQGTLGARCTQRSHLNGLPSSHPEGTYFKEGKLSGAAIQEWQDFTRNPTVSNSPEVDEPKGLERNRDIRTSLTFGGLCSAVPENTSEVQMENVAIVQPTQQLKSKEPSAQKVQHKPSQSPNRAGSSEYNATYMQQRKVREVPPYRDPPGLVSALPRTLPPYREPPPPNLSSPSRSQFSPLSSGGSPQLQKDGQSSPNNSTKLKRNLFKEFHEQKSQTPMSNPVPSQPQSMMTVAYTQRYVELVRLVNRQRDTINAQQADLTKYDAEILYFETKNKEQVHQMDYISHEVNRFESTGRMLEEQLKELAHVEEESEIVRQQEKTLKSEITLLRSKLANCETELLQCKNKIRLVIEELASEQHAMSREVDERKIMERKIIGEVEHLQSEVEHAKRSAELVTQCAESLKLEVASLESTIVEKKVQVERLVADMKEANLQSLAVASQDDQIKHLLEGALKPGSTRKMIGSPRQLETAVPTSKNPHGVWV; from the exons ATGGAACTAAAAGTCTGGGTAGAGGGATTTCAACGTATTGTATGCGGGGTTACAGAAACAACGACATGTCAG GATGTTGTATATGCACTGGCTCATGCAACAGGGCAGACAGGCAGATTTACCTTGGTTGAGCGTTGGCGAAACAACGAACGTCTCTTGGCCCCATATGAAAATCCACTCAAG ATTTTACTGAAATGGGGAGAATACTCATCAGAAGTTCAGTTAATACTAAGAAGATCTTCGGATGGAAACAAACCGCAAGGTACTTTGGGTGCTCGCTGTACCCAAAGATCTCATCTAAATGGACTTCCTAGTAGCCACCCTGAAGGCACTTATTTTAAAGAAGGAAAACTTAGCGGAGCGGCAATCCAAGAGTGGCAAGATTTTACACGAAATCCAACAGTCTCTAATTCTCCGGAAGTTGATGAACCTAAGGGATTGGAACGTAACAGAGATATCAGAACATCACTCACATTCGGTGGACTTTGCAGTGCTGTACCAGAAAATACTTCAGAG GTTCAAATGGAAAATGTGGCCATAGTTCAGCCTACACAGCAATTAAAATCAAAAGAACCAAGTGCACAAAAAGTTCAGCACAAACCAAGCCAGTCCCCGAACCGAGCAGGTAGCAGTGAAT ACAATGCAACATACATGCAACAAAGGAAAGTTCGAGAAGTTCCTCCATACAGGGATCCACCTGGATTAGTTTCAGCTTTACCAAGGACGCTTCCGCCTTACAGAGAGCCACCCCCGCCAAACCTCAGCAGCCCTAGTAGATCTCAATTTTCGCCATTATCCAGTGGCGGGAGCCCACAGCTTCAGAAAGATGGTCAATCTTCTCCGAATAACTCGACAAAATTGAAGCGAAATCTGTTCAAG GAATTTCACGAGCAGAAAAGTCAAACACCAATGAGTAATCCAGTACCAAGTCAGCCACAAAGTATGATGACTGTTGCATATACTCAACGATATGTTGAACTGGTAAGATTGGTTAACAGACAGCGTGACACCATTAACGCCCAGCAAGCAGATTTAACTAAG tATGATGCAGAAATACTGTATttcgaaactaaaaataaagaacaagTACATCAAATGGATTACATATCACACGAGGTGAATCGATTTGAATCAACGGGACGTATGCTCGAAGAACAG TTAAAAGAACTAGCTCATGTAGAAGAGGAAAGTGAAATAGTGCGGCAGCAAGAAAAAACTTTAAAGTCCGAAATAACATTGCTAAGATCGAAGCTTGCAAATTGTGAAACAGAACTGTTGCagtgcaaaaataaaattag aCTGGTGATAGAAGAGCTTGCATCGGAACAACATGCGATGAGTCGTGAGGTAGACGAAAGGAAAATAATGGAACGAAAGATAATAGGAGAAGTGGAACACTTGCAATCTGAAGTTGAACATGCAAAGCGATCGGCAGAACTCGTTACACAGTGCGCTGAATCTCTGAAATTAGAAGTGGCTAGTTTAGAATCAACTATTGTTGAGAAAAAGGTACAGGTCGAACGCCTGGTAGCTGATATGAAGGAAGCCAACTTACAGAGTCTTGCCGTTGCGTCACAGGATGATCAGATCAAACATTTACTTGAAG GCGCACTGAAACCAGGAAGTACACGGAAAATGATAGGATCCCCGAGACAGCTTGAAACTGCCGTTCCTACCAGTAAAAACCCACATGGTGTTTGGgtttaa
- the LOC124179985 gene encoding serine/threonine-protein kinase polo yields the protein MSKHDKDNVIPDIIHDGNTGKSYIKGRFFGKGGFAKCYEIKESKSHHVFAGKIVPKSILTKVNQRDKMTQEIHIHQSLTHRHIVGFHGFFEDIQNIYIILELCRKRSMMELHKRRKALTECETRYYMKQILDGVAYLHKNKIIHRDLKLGNLFLDDELQVKIGDFGLATKLEHDGERKKTLCGTPNYIAPEILMKSGHSYEVDIWSIGCIMYTLLVGKPPFETSSLRETYARIKQVQYKTPAFLSKAAMNMIANMLQGNPTKRPSVNKLIKDVFFTSGFLPTSLPISCLTMAPRMDALEMHNQRKPLTEMNGNGCGDINDVLFRVPQSPALKGKGIEMSEEKKLGLDIKKMLLTLKEQLATVLKTKPAVDLIAFGDEMTDPDAQPFVWISKWVDYSDKYGFGYQLSDEGVGVMYNDGTRLIMLANGFNVHYINREGSEEYHTVKDYPGHLDKKMKLLNYFQRYMNEHLMKAGGSVAVKQSDSMSRIPYMHQWFRTQSAVVMQLTNGSVQINFLDHTKIIMCPLMAAVTYIDSEKNFRTFRFQTIQQHGCTSGLAKNLAYAHEKVGFMLVTPQSR from the exons ATGTCTAAACATGACAAAGACAACGTTATTCCCGATATAATCCACGATGGAAATACGGGAAAGAGCTATATTAAGGGTCGTTTCTTCGGAAAG gGTGGATTTGCAAAATGTTACGAGATCAAGGAATCGAAGTCTCATCATGTATTTGCTGGAAAAATTGTACCCAAATCAATACTGACAAAAGTCAATCAGCGTGACAAAATGACGCAGGAAATACATATTCATCAAAGTCTCACACACAGACATATCGTCGGGTTTCATGGATTCTTTGAAGATATccaaaatatttatatcatattgGAACTTTGTCGTAAAAGG TCAATGATGGAGTTGCACAAAAGAAGGAAAGCTCTGACAGAGTGTGAAACACGCTATTACATGAAACAGATCTTGGATGGTGTCGCCTATCTGcacaagaataaaataatacatcgAGATCTGAAACTAGGGAACCTTTTCCTAGATGACGAATTACAAGTAAAAATAGGTGACTTCGGATTAGCTACAAAACTAGAACATGATGGAGAAAGGAAAAA AACTTTGTGCGGAACTCCAAATTACATAGCTCCAGAAATTCTGATGAAATCTGGGCATTCCTATGAAGTTGACATCTGGAGTATCGGATGTATAATGTACACTCTTCTTGTGGGAAAACCACCTTTCGAAACATCAAGCCTCAGGGAAACATATGCTAGGATAAAACAAGTGCAATACAAAACTCCAGCTTTTCTAAGCAAAGCTGCAATGAATATGATTGCCAACATGCTTCAAGGGAATCCCACTAAACGGCCCAGTGTTAACAAACTGATCAAAGATGTATTCTTCACAtctg GATTCTTGCCAACAAGTCTTCCAATATCTTGCCTCACAATGGCACCTCGTATGGATGCATTGGAAATGCACAATCAGCGTAAGCCGTTAACTGAAATGAATGGAAATGGATGTGGAGATATAAATGATGTCCTATTCAGAGTTCCGCAAAGTCCTGCTCTCAAGGGTAAAGGTATCGAAatgagtgaagaaaaaaaattgggtcTCGATATAAAGAAGATGTTACTCACACTAAAAGAACAATTAGCAACTGTACTCAAAACTAAGCCTGCTGTGGACCTCATCGCTTTTGGAG ATGAGATGACAGATCCAGATGCACAACCATTTGTTTGGATCAGTAAATGGGTGGACTACTCAGACAAATATGGCTTTGGATACCAATTATCTGACGAAGGAGTTGGTGTGATGTACAACGACGGAACACGTCTGATAATGCTTGCGAACGGTTTCAATGTTCATTACATAAATCGTGAAGGATCAGAAGAATACCATACAGTTAAGGACTATCCGGGTCACCTGGACAAGAAGATGAAGCTGTTGAACTACTTTCAACGTTACATGAATGAACATCTAATGAAAGCTGGGGGATCGGTGGCTGTTAAGCAAAGTGATTCAATGTCCAGGATTCCCTACATGCATCAGTGGTTTAGAACGCAAAGCGCTGTAGTTATGCAGCTGACTAATGGATCTGTACAA ataaacTTCTTAGACCACACCAAGATCATAATGTGTCCTTTGATGGCTGCCGTCACATACATTGATAGTGAGAAAAACTTCCGAACTTTCAGATTCCAAACGATTCAACAACATGGTTGCACTTCTGGACTAGCAAAGAACTTAGCTTACGCTCATGAAAAAGTTGGTTTTATGCTGGTTACTCCGCAATCACGATAG
- the LOC124179989 gene encoding 60S acidic ribosomal protein P0, translated as MGREDKATWKSNYFTKLIQLLDDYPKCFIVGADNVGSKQMQQIRMSLRGTAVVLMGKNTMMRKAIRGHIERNQALEKLLPHIRGNVGFVFTRGDLVEVRDKLIENKVRAPARAGAIAPLSVIIPAQNTGLGPEKTSFFQALSIPTKISKGTIEIINDVHILKPGDKVGASEATLLNMLNISPFSYGLLVEQVYDSGTIFAPEILDIKPEDLRAKFMVGVANLASVCLAIGYPTIASAPHSIANGFKNLLALAATTDVEFKEATTIKEYIKDPSKFAAAAAATAPVAAAAAPAAEKKEEKKEESEEEDDDMGFGLFD; from the exons ATGGGTAGGGAGGACAAAGCAACATGGAAGTCAAACTACTTCACCAAACTCATT CAACTTCTGGATGACTATCCAAAATGTTTCATCGTGGGCGCAGACAATGTTGGCTCAAAACAGATGCAGCAGATTCGTATGTCTCTACGTGGCACCGCAGTTGTGCTTATGGGCAAGAACACCATGATGCGTAAGGCGATTCGCGGTCACATTGAACGAAACCAAGCATTAGAAAAACTTCTACCGCATATCCGTGGCAATGTTGGATTTGTGTTCACTCGTGGAGACCTGGTCGAAGTTAGGGACAAGTTAATTGAGAACAAAGTTCGTGCTCCAGCTAGGGCTGGCGCCATTGCACCATTGAGCGTCATCATTCCTGCTCAGAATACTGGTTTGGGTCCTGAGAAAACTTCTTTCTTCCAAGCTTTGAGCATCCCGACCAAGATTTCCAAGGGTACCATTGAAATCATT AATGATGTGCACATTTTGAAGCCTGGTGACAAAGTTGGAGCTTCAGAAGCTACCCTTTTGAACATGTTGAATATCTCTCCTTTCTCATACGGTCTTTTGGTTGAACAAGTTTACGACTCTGGCACCATATTTGCTCCTGAAATCTTGGACATTAAGCCCGAGGATTTGCGCGCAAAGTTCATGGTTGGTGTTGCCAACCTGGCTTCCGTCTGTTTGGCTATTGGATATCCTACCATTGCGAGTGCACCTCATAGTATTGCCAACGGGTTCAAGAACTTGCTCGCCCTTGCTGCTACCACGGACGTTGAGTTCAAAGAAGCCACCACCATCAAAGAATACATCAAG GATCCCAGCAAATTTGCTGCAGCTGCTGCGGCTACTGCTCcagttgctgctgctgcggccCCAGCtgcagagaagaaagaagaaaagaaggaagaatCTGAGGAAGAAGATGATGACATGGGATTCGGTCTCTTTGATTAA
- the LOC124179984 gene encoding glutamate--cysteine ligase catalytic subunit isoform X1, whose amino-acid sequence MGLLTEGSPMSWEETKKLSDHVRKHGIVQFINLYKRLRDRQGDVLKWGDEVEYVLVKFNDEEKTAKVSLRAEEILTILNEKEAQDPNNVKSLWRPEYGAYMIEGTPGKPYGGLLAHFNVVEANMQYRRQEASMLLQPGETLMSLTSFPRLGAADFTDPPIKPTPTSGASRSLFFPDEAIFPGHPRFKTLTRNIRLRRGEKVAINLPIYPDENVPRTFKEDFTLLGDDGTSERAAKENHVYMDAMGFGMGCCCLQLTFQACNIQEARTLYDQLTPLCPIMLALTAASPLHKGYVTDVDCRWNVISCSVDCRTEEERGLKPLKENKFRISKSRYDSIDSYLSEQGDKYNDVPLTYDEEIYNQLLNNGIDRLLAQHIAHLFIRDSVSLFTEKVHQNDETDTDHFENIQSTNWQTMRFKPPPPNSPIGWRVEFRPCEVQITDFENAAIVCFVVLLTRVILSYKLNLLIPISKVDENMAKAQKRDAVKKEKFWFRRDITSDAKQCPDNETEYTEFSVNEIINGKDGDFPGLIPLVNSYLSSMDVDADTHCTIQRYLKLIQRRASGELMTTAAWLRNEVLTHPEYKQDSVITQRINYDLLKKVHSVQTGELSCPKLLGPCTISKTTETIPAAVAKAEKCSTPEC is encoded by the exons ATGGGTCTTCTGACAGAAGGAAGTCCCATGAGTTGGGAagagacgaaaaaattatcggaTCACGTGCGAAAACACGGTATTGTGCAATTTATTAACCTCTACAAAAGATTGAGAGACAGGCAAGGAGATGTTCTCAAATGGGGCGAcgag GTTGAATATGTTTTGGTAAAATTTAATGATGAGGAAAAGACCGCGAAGGTTAGCTTACGGGCAGAAGAAATTCTGACAATACTTAATGAAAAAGAGGCCCAAGATCCGAA TAACGTGAAATCTTTGTGGAGGCCAGAATATGGTGCTTATATGATTGAAGGAACACCTGGTAAACCATACGGTGGCTTACTAGCACATTTTAATGTTGTGGAAGCAAATATGCAATACCGGAGACAAGAAGCAAGCATGTTACTACAGCCAGGTGAAACACTGATGTCATTAACTAGTTTCCCgag gCTGGGAGCAGCAGATTTCACCGATCCACCGATAAAACCAACTCCAACTAGTGGCGCGTCAAGAAGCTTGTTCTTTCCTGATGAAGCTATATTTCCTGGTCATCCTCGGTTCAAGACTTTGACGAGAAACATTAGACTGAGGAGAGGTGAAAAAGTGGCTATAAACTTACCTA TTTATCCAGATGAAAATGTTCCTCGGACATTTAAAGAAGATTTTACGTTATTGGGAGATGATGGAACTAGTGAGCGAGCAGCAAAAGAAAATCATGTGTATATGGATGCAATGGGATTTGGGATGGGGTGTTGTTGTTTACAATTAACTTTTCAAGCCTGTAACATACAAGAAGCACGGACATTGTACGATCAACTTACTCCACTATGTCCGATAATG CTAGCTTTGACAGCGGCAAGCCCACTGCACAAAGGCTATGTAACAGACGTTGATTGCCGATGGAATGTCATATCATGTTCTGTCGATTGTAGAACAGAGGAGGAGCGTGGGTTGAAGCCACTTAAAGAAAACAAGTTCAGAATCAGCAAATCTAGATACGATTCAATCGATTCTTACCTCAGTGAACAAGGCGATAAATATAACGACGTTCCTTTAACTTATGATgaagaaatttataatcaGCTTTTGAATAACGGGATTGACAGATTGCTTGCACAGCATATTGCCCACTTATTTATTAGAGATTCAGTATCGTTATTTACAGAAAAAGTTCACCAAAATGATGAAACCGATACGGATCATTTTGAA AATATTCAATCAACAAATTGGCAAACGATGAGATTCAAGCCACCTCCTCCAAATTCCCCAATAGGTTGGAGAGTAGAATTCAGACCTTGTGAAGTTCAAAttacagattttgaaaatgcagcCATAGTTTGCTTTGTAGTTTTACTGACAAGAGTTATACTTAGTTACAAATTGAATTTACTTATACCCATCAGTAAAGTTGATGAGAATATGGCTAAGGCACAAAAACGAGATGCGgttaaaaaggaaaaattttggttCAGAAGAGATATAACATCTGATGCGAAGCAATGCCCAGATAATGAAACTGAGTATACAGAATTTTCAGTGAATGAGATAATTAATGGAAAG GATGGCGATTTTCCCGGTCTAATACCATTAGTGAATTCTTATTTATCCAGTATGGACGTAGATGCTGATACACATTGCACAATTCAAAGGTATTTGAAACTGATTCAGAGAAGAGCTTCTGGCGAACTCATGACAACTGCGGCGTGGTTGAGAAACGAAGTGCTCACACATCCAGAATACAA ACAAGACTCTGTTATAACACAACGGATCAATTACGACTTGCTGAAAAAAGTTCATTCGGTACAAACGGGTGAATTATCATGTCCCAAACTTCTTGGACCATGTACAATCTCGAAAACTACTGAAACCATACCAGCAGCGGTGGCTAAAGCAGAAAAATGTTCAACGCCAGAGTGTTGA
- the LOC124179984 gene encoding glutamate--cysteine ligase catalytic subunit isoform X2, with amino-acid sequence MIEGTPGKPYGGLLAHFNVVEANMQYRRQEASMLLQPGETLMSLTSFPRLGAADFTDPPIKPTPTSGASRSLFFPDEAIFPGHPRFKTLTRNIRLRRGEKVAINLPIYPDENVPRTFKEDFTLLGDDGTSERAAKENHVYMDAMGFGMGCCCLQLTFQACNIQEARTLYDQLTPLCPIMLALTAASPLHKGYVTDVDCRWNVISCSVDCRTEEERGLKPLKENKFRISKSRYDSIDSYLSEQGDKYNDVPLTYDEEIYNQLLNNGIDRLLAQHIAHLFIRDSVSLFTEKVHQNDETDTDHFENIQSTNWQTMRFKPPPPNSPIGWRVEFRPCEVQITDFENAAIVCFVVLLTRVILSYKLNLLIPISKVDENMAKAQKRDAVKKEKFWFRRDITSDAKQCPDNETEYTEFSVNEIINGKDGDFPGLIPLVNSYLSSMDVDADTHCTIQRYLKLIQRRASGELMTTAAWLRNEVLTHPEYKQDSVITQRINYDLLKKVHSVQTGELSCPKLLGPCTISKTTETIPAAVAKAEKCSTPEC; translated from the exons ATGATTGAAGGAACACCTGGTAAACCATACGGTGGCTTACTAGCACATTTTAATGTTGTGGAAGCAAATATGCAATACCGGAGACAAGAAGCAAGCATGTTACTACAGCCAGGTGAAACACTGATGTCATTAACTAGTTTCCCgag gCTGGGAGCAGCAGATTTCACCGATCCACCGATAAAACCAACTCCAACTAGTGGCGCGTCAAGAAGCTTGTTCTTTCCTGATGAAGCTATATTTCCTGGTCATCCTCGGTTCAAGACTTTGACGAGAAACATTAGACTGAGGAGAGGTGAAAAAGTGGCTATAAACTTACCTA TTTATCCAGATGAAAATGTTCCTCGGACATTTAAAGAAGATTTTACGTTATTGGGAGATGATGGAACTAGTGAGCGAGCAGCAAAAGAAAATCATGTGTATATGGATGCAATGGGATTTGGGATGGGGTGTTGTTGTTTACAATTAACTTTTCAAGCCTGTAACATACAAGAAGCACGGACATTGTACGATCAACTTACTCCACTATGTCCGATAATG CTAGCTTTGACAGCGGCAAGCCCACTGCACAAAGGCTATGTAACAGACGTTGATTGCCGATGGAATGTCATATCATGTTCTGTCGATTGTAGAACAGAGGAGGAGCGTGGGTTGAAGCCACTTAAAGAAAACAAGTTCAGAATCAGCAAATCTAGATACGATTCAATCGATTCTTACCTCAGTGAACAAGGCGATAAATATAACGACGTTCCTTTAACTTATGATgaagaaatttataatcaGCTTTTGAATAACGGGATTGACAGATTGCTTGCACAGCATATTGCCCACTTATTTATTAGAGATTCAGTATCGTTATTTACAGAAAAAGTTCACCAAAATGATGAAACCGATACGGATCATTTTGAA AATATTCAATCAACAAATTGGCAAACGATGAGATTCAAGCCACCTCCTCCAAATTCCCCAATAGGTTGGAGAGTAGAATTCAGACCTTGTGAAGTTCAAAttacagattttgaaaatgcagcCATAGTTTGCTTTGTAGTTTTACTGACAAGAGTTATACTTAGTTACAAATTGAATTTACTTATACCCATCAGTAAAGTTGATGAGAATATGGCTAAGGCACAAAAACGAGATGCGgttaaaaaggaaaaattttggttCAGAAGAGATATAACATCTGATGCGAAGCAATGCCCAGATAATGAAACTGAGTATACAGAATTTTCAGTGAATGAGATAATTAATGGAAAG GATGGCGATTTTCCCGGTCTAATACCATTAGTGAATTCTTATTTATCCAGTATGGACGTAGATGCTGATACACATTGCACAATTCAAAGGTATTTGAAACTGATTCAGAGAAGAGCTTCTGGCGAACTCATGACAACTGCGGCGTGGTTGAGAAACGAAGTGCTCACACATCCAGAATACAA ACAAGACTCTGTTATAACACAACGGATCAATTACGACTTGCTGAAAAAAGTTCATTCGGTACAAACGGGTGAATTATCATGTCCCAAACTTCTTGGACCATGTACAATCTCGAAAACTACTGAAACCATACCAGCAGCGGTGGCTAAAGCAGAAAAATGTTCAACGCCAGAGTGTTGA
- the LOC124179993 gene encoding protein Mpv17, with protein sequence MSSMFKLYQKLLRKYPLCVQSVQAGILMGTGDQIAQNFVERRKIEDLNFMRSAQFACIGCCLAGPATKTWYGILERYIGSKNSVAAFKKVLLDQGCFAPAFVAVLLTVIATMQGNDIEGVKKKVKADYKDVLCNNYKLWPMVQLANFYFVRLEYQVLVVQTVALFWNTYISYRTNRDIERTHKNV encoded by the exons ATGAGTAGTATGTTTAAACTGTATCAAAAACTCTTACGGAAGTATCCATTATGTGTCCAATCGGTTCAAGCTG GCATATTAATGGGGACGGGTGATCAAATAgctcaaaattttgttgaacgtCGAAAGATTGAGGATCTGAATTTCATGCGCAGTGCACAGTTTGCCTGCATTGGCTGTTGTTTGGCG GGTCCTGCAACAAAAACATGGTACGGAATTTTGGAAAGGTACATTGGATCGAAAAATTCAGTGGCAGCATTTAAAAAAGTTCTTTTAGACCAAGGCTGTTTTGCACCAGCTTTTGTAGCAGTATTGCTAACAGTCATTGCTACGATGCAAGGAAACGATATTGAAGGAGttaagaaaaaagtgaaagcTGATTACAAGGATGTACTGTGCAATAATTACAAG CTGTGGCCAATGGTTCAATTAGCAAACTTTTATTTCGTTCGACTGGAGTATCAAGTGTTGGTTGTACAGACAGTCGCTCTCTTCTGGAACACCTATATATCTTACAGGACAAACAGGGATATTGAGCGTACTCATAagaatgtataa
- the LOC124179992 gene encoding uncharacterized protein LOC124179992, giving the protein MEKSRTLKVAAACTALAFAFVVIAFTTPYWLETDGKLPNPKFIRLGLWEACFHNFEDIRHLYDTRFNSCWWIFEEEYYIIQDFLLPEFFVATQFFFTLCFTLLLVGGFLTLICTFGSRRNDKYQLILWANGGTLTLSATFGIIAVIIFGARGDGRDWMPNWEHNDVGWSYALAVVGTVFLYIGGILFLIEGRRTRKREQKSLMADQKTHTTI; this is encoded by the exons ATGGAAAAGTCGCGAACGTTAAAAGTGGCTGCCGCATGCACTGCGCTAGCATTTGCTTTTGTGGTTATTGCATTTACCACGCCCTATTGGCTAGAGACGGATGGTAAATTACCGAACCCAAAATTCATCAGACTCG GACTATGGGAGGCGTGTTTCCATAATTTTGAAGATATAAGGCATCTGTACGACACGAGATTCAATAGCTGTTGGTGGATCTTTGAAGAAGAATACTACATAATCCAAGACTTTCTACtaccagaatttttcgtcgcgactcaattttttttcacactatGTTTTACGTTACTCTTAGTAGGAGGCTTTTTAACATTGATCTGCACATTTGGATCTCGCCGTAACGACAAATACCAACTGATTTTATGGGCTAATGGAGGTACCCTGACACTGAGTGCTACATTTGGAATAATAGCTGTAATTATCTTTGGAGCTAGGGGTGATGGTCGTGACTGGATGCCTAACTGGGAGCATAACGACGTTGGTTGGTCATATGCCTTAGCAGTGGTTGGAACTGTCTTTCTCTACATAGGGGGTATCTTGTTCCTGATTGAAGGTAGAAGAACCAGGAAACGAGAGCAGAAATCTCTGATGGCGGACCAAAAAACTCACACCACCATCTAA